In the Coprothermobacter sp. genome, one interval contains:
- a CDS encoding transcriptional regulator: MRVREFIDTHKVFTYREFAVAHDGDVPSATLTRDTLLKQYVQAGRLVRVRRELFVTVPAGVGPAGAVTDPMAVAAKMATDAVLAYHTALEYHGVAYSVHSRMTYLTGVGQRPLVFWGITYAPVPFPRVLVNGHRENMMADEGFRGTTLVHVTSRERTLVDVLDRVGLSGGWEEVWRSLEVMSSLDLESVVTYALALGNATTIAKVGFFLEQHAEQFAVDSGVLERLRTGVPRGLHYVDRGRASAGRLVEQWHLIMPVTVLDRAWEEDR; encoded by the coding sequence ATGCGAGTTCGAGAGTTCATTGATACCCACAAAGTGTTCACGTACCGTGAGTTTGCGGTAGCTCATGATGGCGACGTGCCATCAGCAACACTGACACGTGACACATTGCTGAAGCAGTACGTTCAGGCTGGTCGCCTCGTCAGAGTTCGTCGTGAGCTCTTCGTTACGGTGCCGGCGGGGGTTGGCCCTGCTGGAGCAGTCACCGACCCCATGGCCGTCGCTGCCAAGATGGCCACTGATGCTGTTCTGGCCTACCATACGGCACTGGAGTACCATGGAGTTGCATACAGCGTCCACAGTCGGATGACATATCTGACTGGTGTTGGCCAGCGCCCGTTGGTATTCTGGGGCATCACGTATGCTCCAGTGCCATTCCCCCGCGTGCTGGTGAACGGCCATCGAGAGAACATGATGGCCGATGAGGGGTTCAGGGGTACCACGTTGGTCCATGTCACGTCGCGCGAGCGGACGCTCGTCGATGTCCTCGATCGGGTCGGCCTGTCCGGCGGCTGGGAGGAAGTATGGCGATCTCTGGAAGTGATGTCCTCCCTGGACCTGGAGTCTGTGGTCACATACGCGCTGGCATTGGGGAATGCGACGACAATCGCCAAGGTTGGGTTCTTTCTGGAACAGCACGCAGAGCAGTTTGCGGTGGACAGCGGCGTTCTGGAGCGCTTGCGGACGGGCGTTCCGCGCGGTCTCCACTATGTTGATCGAGGCCGGGCCTCCGCTGGACGTCTGGTGGAACAATGGCATCTGATCATGCCGGTCACCGTTCTCGACCGAGCTTGGGAGGAAGACAGGTGA